A stretch of Fusobacterium periodonticum ATCC 33693 DNA encodes these proteins:
- the recN gene encoding DNA repair protein RecN, whose translation MGRKFMLRELKIENLAIIDELDIEFEKGFIVLTGETGAGKSIILSGINLLIGEKASVDMIRDGEENLVAQGVFDVDEEQKKKLEAMGIDTDGDEIIIRRYYNRNGKARAFVNNVRITLADLKEIASTLVDIVGQHSHQMLLNRNNHIKLLDSFLSKDEKDIKEKLSSLLSQYREINSKIEKIESEKKETLEKKEFYEYQLEEIEKLKLKDGEDEILEAEYKKVFNAEKIREKVHESLEYLKYDDDSALGFILESIKNIEYLGKYDERYLELAKRMENAYYELEDCVGEIEDISKNIEVTESDLDKIAGRMNTLKRIKEKYKRTLTELIEYREDLREKLSDMNSGDFKTRELQKELDKIKTEYDKLADRLSNSRKDIALKIENELLNELKFLNMEDAKLKVQINKIDRMTNDGYDEVEFFISTNVGQELKPLNKIASGGEVSRVMLALKVIFSKVDNIPILIFDEIDTGIGGETVRKIALKLKEIGDSTQIISITHSPVIASKASQQFYIEKYVENSRTISRVKKLSSEERIKEIGRMLVGEKINDEVLEIANKMLNEV comes from the coding sequence ATGGGGAGAAAATTTATGCTAAGAGAACTAAAAATTGAAAATTTAGCTATTATAGATGAATTAGATATTGAGTTTGAAAAAGGTTTTATAGTTTTGACAGGTGAAACTGGTGCTGGAAAATCAATAATATTAAGTGGAATCAACTTACTTATAGGTGAAAAAGCTAGTGTTGATATGATCAGAGATGGAGAGGAAAATCTTGTAGCACAAGGTGTTTTTGATGTTGATGAAGAGCAAAAGAAAAAATTAGAAGCTATGGGCATAGATACTGATGGTGATGAAATTATAATAAGAAGATATTATAATAGAAATGGAAAAGCTAGAGCCTTTGTAAATAATGTTAGGATAACTTTAGCAGATTTAAAAGAAATTGCTTCAACTCTTGTAGATATAGTTGGACAACATTCTCACCAAATGTTATTGAATAGAAATAATCACATAAAACTTCTAGATAGTTTTTTAAGTAAAGATGAGAAAGATATTAAGGAAAAATTATCTAGTTTATTATCTCAATATAGAGAAATCAATTCTAAAATTGAAAAGATAGAAAGTGAGAAAAAAGAAACACTAGAGAAAAAAGAATTTTATGAGTATCAACTTGAAGAGATTGAGAAATTAAAATTAAAAGATGGGGAAGATGAAATCTTAGAGGCTGAGTACAAGAAAGTATTTAATGCAGAGAAAATAAGAGAAAAAGTTCATGAAAGCTTAGAATATTTAAAATATGATGATGATTCAGCTTTAGGTTTTATTCTTGAATCTATCAAAAATATAGAATATCTTGGAAAATATGATGAAAGATACCTAGAGCTAGCTAAGAGAATGGAAAATGCTTACTATGAGCTAGAAGATTGTGTTGGAGAAATTGAAGATATTTCTAAAAATATAGAAGTTACTGAAAGTGATTTAGATAAAATAGCTGGAAGAATGAATACTTTAAAAAGAATCAAAGAAAAATATAAGAGAACTTTAACAGAACTTATTGAATATAGAGAAGATTTAAGAGAGAAACTGTCTGACATGAACAGTGGAGATTTCAAAACTAGAGAATTACAAAAAGAGTTAGACAAAATTAAAACTGAATATGATAAACTAGCAGATAGACTTTCTAATTCAAGAAAAGATATAGCTCTAAAGATAGAAAATGAATTATTAAATGAATTAAAATTTTTAAATATGGAAGATGCAAAATTAAAGGTGCAAATAAATAAAATTGATAGAATGACCAATGATGGTTATGATGAAGTTGAATTCTTTATTTCAACTAATGTTGGTCAAGAACTAAAACCTTTAAATAAAATAGCTTCTGGTGGAGAAGTTAGTCGTGTTATGTTGGCACTTAAAGTTATTTTCTCTAAGGTTGACAATATCCCAATTTTAATTTTTGATGAAATTGATACTGGTATTGGTGGAGAAACAGTCAGAAAAATTGCTTTAAAACTTAAGGAAATTGGAGATAGTACACAAATTATTTCTATTACTCACTCTCCTGTTATAGCTTCTAAGGCAAGTCAACAATTTTACATAGAAAAATATGTAGAAAATTCTAGAACTATAAGCAGAGTTAAAAAATTATCTTCTGAAGAAAGAATAAAAGAAATTGGAAGAATGTTAGTTGGTGAAAAAATAAATGATGAAGTCTTAGAAATTGCTAATAAAATGTTAAATGAGGTCTAA
- the ctlX gene encoding citrulline utilization hydrolase CtlX codes for MKKNITNKILMVRPALFAFNEETAVNNYYQKRDNKTVQEIQNSALIEFDKMVEKLKSIGIDVKVIQDTKEPHTPDSIFPNNWFSTHYSNTVVLYPMFAENRRLERTDGIYDFFDNVDNLNVVDYSSLEKENIFLEGTGALVLDRKNKKAYCSLSKRADEKLLDIFCEDAGYKKIAFHSYQTINDERKSIYHTNVMMAMGENYAILCADSIDNLEERAAVINELEKDKKEIVYISEQQVENFLGNTIELVNNEGVNICIMSATAYSVLTDEQKSIIEKYDVILPVDVHTIEKYGGGSARCMIAELFI; via the coding sequence ATGAAAAAAAATATAACAAACAAAATTTTAATGGTAAGACCTGCTTTGTTTGCTTTTAATGAAGAAACAGCAGTGAATAATTATTATCAAAAAAGAGATAACAAGACGGTACAAGAAATTCAAAATAGTGCTTTAATTGAATTTGATAAAATGGTAGAGAAATTAAAAAGTATAGGTATAGATGTTAAAGTTATACAAGATACAAAAGAACCTCATACACCTGATAGTATATTCCCAAACAACTGGTTTTCAACACATTATTCTAATACTGTTGTTTTATACCCTATGTTTGCAGAAAATAGAAGACTTGAAAGAACAGATGGCATATATGATTTTTTTGATAATGTAGATAACTTAAATGTGGTTGATTATTCTTCTCTTGAAAAAGAAAATATTTTTCTTGAAGGAACAGGAGCTTTAGTATTGGATAGAAAGAATAAAAAGGCATACTGTTCTTTATCTAAAAGAGCAGATGAGAAGCTTTTAGACATTTTCTGTGAAGATGCAGGCTATAAAAAAATAGCTTTCCATTCTTATCAAACAATTAATGATGAAAGAAAATCCATATATCATACAAATGTTATGATGGCTATGGGAGAAAATTATGCTATTTTATGTGCTGATAGCATAGATAATTTAGAAGAAAGAGCAGCTGTTATAAATGAACTAGAAAAAGATAAAAAAGAAATAGTATATATAAGTGAACAACAAGTTGAGAATTTTTTAGGAAATACAATTGAGCTTGTTAATAATGAAGGAGTTAATATTTGTATTATGTCAGCAACAGCTTATTCAGTTTTAACTGATGAACAAAAAAGTATAATAGAAAAATATGATGTTATTCTTCCAGTAGATGTACACACTATTGAGAAGTATGGTGGAGGTTCTGCTAGATGTATGATAGCTGAATTATTTATTTGA
- a CDS encoding ABC transporter permease, which produces MKKFLNRNISFISIIILIAVWQVCGNLGLLPKFIFPTPLEIANAFVRDRALFLFHFKITMLEALIGLALGIFFACLLAVIMDGFEMINKIVYPLLIFTQTIPTIALAPILVLWLGYDMTPKIVLIVINTTFPIIISILDGFRHCDKDAIQLLKLMNASRWQILYHLKIPTALTYFYAGLRVSVSYAFISAVVSEWLGGFEGLGVFMIRAKKAFDYDTMFAIIILVSAISLISMELVKRSEKKFIKWKYLEEEENEKD; this is translated from the coding sequence ATGAAAAAATTTTTAAACAGAAACATAAGTTTTATTAGCATTATAATTTTAATAGCTGTTTGGCAAGTTTGTGGAAATTTAGGTTTGCTACCTAAATTTATTTTTCCAACACCATTAGAAATTGCTAATGCTTTTGTAAGAGATAGAGCACTATTTTTATTTCATTTTAAAATAACTATGCTTGAGGCTCTTATAGGGCTTGCCTTAGGAATTTTCTTTGCCTGTCTTTTAGCAGTGATTATGGATGGCTTTGAAATGATCAATAAGATAGTATATCCTTTATTGATCTTCACACAGACTATACCAACGATAGCTCTTGCTCCAATACTTGTGCTTTGGCTTGGTTATGATATGACACCAAAAATTGTTTTGATAGTTATAAATACCACCTTTCCTATTATCATAAGTATACTTGATGGGTTTAGGCACTGTGATAAAGATGCAATACAATTATTAAAACTTATGAATGCAAGTAGATGGCAAATTCTTTACCATTTAAAAATTCCAACTGCTCTAACATACTTCTATGCTGGATTAAGAGTAAGTGTTTCATATGCTTTTATTTCAGCTGTTGTATCTGAATGGCTTGGAGGTTTTGAAGGACTAGGAGTTTTTATGATAAGGGCTAAAAAAGCCTTTGATTATGATACTATGTTTGCAATAATAATTTTAGTATCAGCTATCAGTTTGATTAGTATGGAACTTGTTAAAAGAAGTGAAAAGAAATTTATAAAATGGAAATATTTAGAGGAGGAAGAAAATGAAAAAGATTAA
- a CDS encoding site-specific integrase, whose translation MDILEKYIENLVIKKNLLDSSVEAYKFDINEYLTFLESKEKDILNSNENLFIEYFKKIENKYSVASFKRKYSTIRNFYKFLLKNRYIDKIFEYKLTKKANNDISKETKYEIFKKDEYEAYISSLTDNFNEVRLKLISRMIAEAKISLINIFEIEIKDLVKYDFEKIIVFRNSKIIIYKISTEISKELKEYYEKYAVEKRYLFGSYKKSSLISDLKRYNLDFKTLKNCLQEDEEEINKNIREIYFKIGIGDN comes from the coding sequence GTGGATATTTTAGAAAAATACATAGAAAACTTAGTAATCAAAAAGAATCTATTAGACTCTAGTGTAGAAGCTTATAAATTTGATATAAATGAATATCTTACTTTTTTAGAGAGTAAAGAAAAAGATATACTTAATTCAAATGAAAATTTATTTATTGAGTATTTTAAAAAAATAGAAAATAAATATAGTGTAGCTAGTTTTAAGAGAAAATATAGCACAATTAGAAACTTTTATAAATTTCTTTTAAAAAATAGATACATAGATAAAATTTTTGAATATAAATTAACTAAAAAAGCAAATAATGATATATCTAAAGAAACTAAGTATGAGATTTTTAAAAAGGATGAATATGAAGCGTATATAAGCTCTCTTACAGATAATTTTAATGAAGTTAGATTAAAACTGATTTCAAGAATGATAGCAGAAGCAAAAATAAGCCTTATCAACATTTTTGAAATTGAAATTAAAGATTTAGTTAAATATGATTTTGAAAAAATAATTGTTTTTAGGAATTCTAAGATAATCATTTATAAAATAAGTACTGAAATATCTAAAGAATTGAAAGAATACTATGAGAAGTATGCTGTAGAAAAAAGATATCTATTTGGCTCATACAAAAAATCAAGTTTAATTTCAGATTTAAAAAGATATAATCTAGATTTTAAAACTTTAAAAAACTGTCTTCAAGAAGATGAAGAAGAAATAAACAAGAATATAAGAGAAATATATTTTAAAATAGGAATAGGAGATAATTAA
- a CDS encoding murein hydrolase activator EnvC family protein, with protein MNLKTKMKTINKLFLFFIISTNINSTTVKDMNKRLKNIDQEIEKKNTRIKAIDTETSKVEKMIKDAEVEIQKMEQERKEIEEEITIVKKNIDYGRKNLEISEDEHNRKESEFIAKIIAWDKYSKVHHKDLAEKVVLMKNYREVLYGDLQRMGYIEKVTGNIKETQDKIEAEKTKLDKLEAQLRENARKMDAKKEEQKKLREKLQVEKKGHQSSIEKLKKEKQRISKEIERIIIENARKAAEKAAKEKAAREKAAREKAARERAAKEKAIREKAAREKAAREAEAKKNKSKTSTKPITVDTKDIELEEIRELEKLKEQEKQEIRETRITTTTVDMPKISNPEAYKRIGKTIKPLNGQIVVYFGQKKAGVVESNGIEIKGKVGNPIVAAKSGNVIYADNFQGLGKVVMIDYGEGIIGVYGNLLAIKVGFNSKVSAGQTIGVLGLSSEKEPNLYYELRANLRPIDPLPTF; from the coding sequence ATGAATTTGAAGACGAAGATGAAAACTATTAATAAACTATTCTTATTTTTTATTATATCAACTAATATTAATTCAACTACTGTAAAAGATATGAATAAGAGATTAAAGAATATAGATCAAGAAATTGAAAAAAAGAATACTAGAATAAAGGCTATAGATACTGAAACTTCTAAAGTTGAAAAAATGATAAAAGATGCAGAAGTAGAAATCCAGAAAATGGAACAAGAAAGGAAAGAGATAGAAGAAGAAATTACAATAGTTAAGAAAAATATAGATTACGGAAGAAAAAATCTTGAAATCTCTGAAGATGAGCATAATAGAAAGGAATCTGAATTCATTGCAAAAATAATTGCTTGGGATAAATATAGTAAGGTACATCATAAAGATTTGGCAGAAAAGGTTGTTCTTATGAAAAACTATAGAGAAGTACTTTATGGTGATTTGCAGAGAATGGGTTATATAGAAAAAGTTACAGGTAATATAAAAGAAACTCAAGATAAGATAGAAGCTGAAAAAACTAAACTGGACAAACTTGAGGCTCAATTGAGAGAAAATGCTAGAAAAATGGATGCAAAAAAAGAAGAACAAAAGAAATTAAGAGAAAAATTACAAGTAGAAAAGAAGGGACATCAATCTTCTATTGAAAAATTAAAGAAGGAAAAACAAAGAATTTCAAAAGAGATTGAAAGAATAATAATAGAAAATGCTAGAAAAGCAGCTGAAAAAGCTGCAAAAGAAAAGGCTGCTCGTGAGAAGGCAGCAAGAGAAAAAGCTGCTCGTGAAAGAGCTGCAAAAGAAAAAGCAATTCGTGAGAAGGCAGCAAGAGAAAAAGCTGCTAGGGAAGCTGAAGCTAAAAAGAATAAAAGCAAAACATCAACTAAACCAATTACAGTTGATACTAAAGATATAGAGTTAGAAGAGATTAGAGAATTAGAAAAACTTAAAGAACAAGAAAAACAGGAAATTAGGGAAACAAGAATAACTACAACAACAGTTGATATGCCAAAAATTAGTAATCCTGAAGCATATAAGAGAATAGGAAAAACAATTAAACCTTTAAATGGTCAAATAGTTGTTTACTTTGGACAAAAGAAAGCTGGAGTTGTTGAAAGTAATGGTATAGAAATAAAAGGTAAAGTAGGAAATCCTATAGTAGCTGCAAAATCAGGGAATGTTATCTATGCTGATAATTTCCAAGGGCTAGGGAAAGTTGTTATGATAGATTATGGTGAAGGTATAATAGGTGTATATGGAAATTTATTGGCAATAAAAGTTGGATTTAATTCTAAAGTAAGTGCTGGACAAACAATAGGAGTTCTAGGACTATCTAGTGAAAAAGAACCTAATCTATATTATGAATTAAGAGCAAATTTAAGACCAATAGACCCATTACCAACATTTTAA
- a CDS encoding NAD(+)/NADH kinase — protein MIKLSIIYNNEKESAIKIYKELLEFLKDKKEFEILDEENLDKVDYIVIIGGDGTLLRSFRNIKNKKAKIIAINSGTLGYLTEIRKDKYKEIFENILKNKVNIEERFFFMVNIGNKKYKALNEVFLTRDTIKRNIVASEIYVNDQFLGKFKGDGVIISTPTGSTAYSLSAGGPIVTPEQKLFVITPIAPHNLNTRPIILSGDVKLVLTLSEPSQLGLVNIDGHTHKTIKLGEKVEIFYSNESLKIVIPEARNYYDVLREKLKWGENLC, from the coding sequence ATGATAAAGTTAAGTATTATTTATAATAATGAAAAAGAAAGTGCTATAAAGATATATAAAGAACTTTTAGAATTTTTAAAAGATAAAAAAGAGTTTGAAATATTGGATGAAGAAAATTTAGATAAGGTAGATTATATTGTGATTATTGGTGGGGATGGAACTCTACTTAGATCTTTTAGAAATATAAAGAATAAGAAAGCTAAAATTATTGCTATAAATTCAGGAACTCTAGGTTATTTAACTGAAATAAGAAAAGATAAGTATAAAGAAATCTTTGAAAATATTTTAAAAAATAAAGTTAATATAGAAGAAAGATTTTTCTTTATGGTTAATATAGGAAATAAAAAGTACAAGGCTTTAAATGAAGTGTTTTTAACAAGAGATACTATAAAGAGAAATATAGTAGCTTCTGAAATCTATGTAAATGATCAATTTTTAGGCAAATTTAAAGGAGATGGAGTGATTATTTCAACTCCTACTGGTTCTACAGCATATTCACTTTCAGCTGGTGGTCCAATAGTGACTCCTGAGCAGAAGCTATTTGTTATAACTCCAATAGCTCCACATAACCTAAATACAAGACCTATAATTTTATCAGGAGATGTAAAGTTAGTTTTAACTCTATCAGAGCCTAGTCAACTTGGTTTAGTTAATATAGATGGACATACTCATAAAACAATAAAATTAGGAGAGAAAGTAGAAATATTTTATTCAAATGAAAGTTTAAAAATTGTTATACCTGAAGCAAGAAATTATTATGATGTTTTAAGAGAAAAACTTAAATGGGGAGAAAATTTATGCTAA
- a CDS encoding cell division protein FtsX, translating into MYKLFGYGLKDIPYINRLKNRVFYIIVITIVSLNIFISFSLNLKKVSKETLINSFIIVDLQNNLDEEKRNEIEKYILTIDGVRSVRFMDKSESFKNLQNELNISIPEASNPLTDSLIVSVKSAELMNGVQEIIEAREEVKEVYKDEPYLKQSQEQSDIIRIAQIGSAVFSILIALVTIVIFNLGVAIEFLNNANTGLDYRENIRSSKLKNLIPFSMASVVATLIFFNIYIFFRKYVINANFDSSLLSLKEIFLWHIGAIGILNFLVWIIPANLGRIEYEEENDDDLEYEFYEDEDKKDEFYDEFEDEDENY; encoded by the coding sequence ATGTATAAGTTATTTGGTTATGGATTAAAGGATATCCCATATATAAATAGATTAAAGAATAGGGTTTTTTACATTATAGTTATTACAATTGTCTCTTTAAATATTTTTATAAGTTTTTCACTGAACTTAAAAAAAGTATCTAAAGAAACTTTGATTAATTCATTTATAATAGTTGACTTACAAAATAATCTTGATGAAGAGAAAAGAAATGAAATAGAAAAATATATATTGACTATAGATGGAGTTCGTTCAGTTAGATTCATGGATAAATCTGAAAGTTTTAAAAATTTACAAAATGAACTTAACATCTCAATACCTGAAGCAAGTAATCCACTTACAGACTCTTTAATAGTATCTGTAAAGAGTGCTGAGCTGATGAATGGGGTTCAAGAAATAATTGAAGCCAGAGAAGAAGTTAAAGAGGTTTACAAAGATGAGCCTTATTTAAAACAATCTCAAGAACAAAGTGATATAATTCGTATTGCTCAAATAGGCAGTGCTGTATTCTCAATTTTAATAGCTCTTGTAACTATAGTTATATTTAACTTAGGAGTAGCAATTGAATTTTTAAATAATGCAAATACAGGTCTAGACTACAGAGAGAATATTAGAAGTTCCAAATTAAAAAATTTAATCCCTTTTTCAATGGCAAGTGTGGTAGCAACTTTAATATTCTTTAATATTTATATATTTTTTAGAAAGTATGTTATAAATGCAAATTTTGATTCATCACTATTATCATTAAAAGAAATATTTTTATGGCATATTGGAGCAATAGGGATTTTAAATTTCTTAGTATGGATAATTCCAGCAAACTTAGGAAGAATAGAATACGAAGAAGAAAATGATGATGACCTTGAATATGAATTTTATGAAGATGAAGATAAGAAGGATGAATTTTATGATGAATTTGAAGACGAAGATGAAAACTATTAA
- the era gene encoding GTPase Era, with protein sequence MKAGFIAIVGRPNVGKSTLINKLVAEKVAIVSDKAGTTRDNIKGILNVKDNQYIFIDTPGIHKPQHLLGEYMTNIAVNILKDVDIILFLVDASKSIGTGDIFVMDRIKENSNKPRILLVNKVDLISDEQKAEKLKEIEEKLGKFDKIIFASAMYSFGIAQLLEALDPYLEEGVKYYPDDMYTDMSTYRIITEIVREKILLKTRDEIPHSVAVEIIDVERNEGKKDKFNINIYVERDSQKGIIIGKNGKMLKDIGMEARKEIENLLDEKIYLGLWVKVKDDWRKKKPFLKEMGYVEEK encoded by the coding sequence ATGAAAGCAGGATTTATAGCTATTGTGGGAAGACCTAATGTTGGAAAATCTACTTTAATAAACAAACTTGTAGCTGAGAAAGTTGCTATTGTATCAGATAAAGCAGGAACTACAAGAGATAATATAAAAGGTATTTTAAATGTTAAGGATAATCAATACATTTTTATTGATACTCCTGGAATACATAAACCACAACACCTTTTAGGAGAATATATGACAAATATAGCAGTCAATATCCTAAAAGATGTGGATATTATACTTTTCTTAGTTGATGCTTCAAAATCAATAGGAACTGGGGATATATTTGTTATGGATAGGATAAAGGAAAATTCAAACAAACCTAGAATTTTACTTGTAAATAAAGTTGATTTGATAAGTGATGAACAAAAAGCAGAAAAATTAAAAGAAATTGAAGAAAAATTAGGAAAATTTGATAAAATAATCTTTGCTTCAGCTATGTATTCTTTTGGAATTGCTCAATTATTAGAAGCCTTAGATCCTTATTTAGAAGAAGGAGTTAAATACTATCCTGATGATATGTACACAGATATGTCCACTTACAGAATAATAACTGAAATTGTAAGAGAAAAAATCTTATTAAAAACTAGAGATGAAATTCCTCATTCTGTTGCAGTTGAAATAATTGATGTAGAAAGAAATGAAGGAAAAAAAGATAAATTTAATATAAATATCTATGTTGAGAGAGATTCTCAAAAAGGTATTATTATTGGAAAAAATGGGAAAATGCTAAAAGATATAGGAATGGAAGCAAGAAAAGAAATAGAAAATTTACTTGATGAGAAAATATATCTAGGTCTTTGGGTAAAAGTTAAAGATGATTGGAGAAAGAAAAAACCATTTTTAAAAGAAATGGGTTATGTTGAAGAAAAATAA